The segment TATCCCAGGCCAGATCGAACTCCCCCGGATACGGATCGAATCCAAAATGCCTGACATATGCGAAATTGAATTCCGTTCCCGTTATGCCGGAATTCCTCCACACGCTGTCATACACCCAGAGCGGGACAGCCAAAGGTGAGCCGCGGTGCGGTGTCCCGAGAGTGGCAAGCTTGATTACATGGTCGCCGAAGAAATGACCCGCGTCTCCTCCAATACTGAATTGCTTGTTCATCGCTGCGCGGGCAATGAGTCCGCCCATGCCGTGAGCAAGCACCATGATCTGTTTTCCATCAAGAGTCTCGGTCTCCCAGCCGGGATAACTTTGTATGCTGTCAATCACAGCGACAAGGTCCGACGCATTCGCATCGATTCCGGAACGGCTGTCATAAACGAACCTGTAGACTTTATAGAGGGAGGAGAATGCCGGGTCGGCATTGAAAGCATCGAGGTAGTGAATCCACCGTTCCTTATCGTCGAGAGGCCTGCCGAGCGAGCCATCACTCACAATATCGCTGCCGCCGCCGTGAACGAGAATCAGGGGCGTCCTGTTTCCGAGAGGGATAGTCCTGTCCGTGGCGGAGCCGGCCGAATCATAAAATCCGACCATGATGCTCGGTTGCTCCCGCGTCTCGGCTTTGGGTTCGATGAGGAATCGATAGAACTTTTCAACCTGCTCGGGCGTCAGCGGATTGCCAGCCTTCAGGTTCTCCTGCAGGAGTTTACTTTTCAAGTCAGAGCCGGAGAGAGTTTGCGCGTGTGGTGGAAGTGCGGGCAGGAGGCATACTACGATTAACAACAAAACACTTGGAAAACTTTTCTTCCTAACCATGGTGTCCCCCTATGAAAGAGATTTATGCTGCCAGACAAAAATCTATATCTATTCCGGGGCTCGTCTTTAGGCCACCACGACTAGCTTGATTAATACTACAGTTTATATCACATGAGTCAATACTTGTCAAACCGAAAATGGGGACAGAGCCTATTTTTTGGCTGTAAGTTATGTCTTAACAGTAGGTTGCGAGGACGCCTTTTCGACTTTAGTCCCTTCCCCCGGGCTCTCAATGATTCCAATTCCGGCGCAGGAGCGTGATCTCGGTCCGGCAGGGACAATGAAGCGCCCGCATGCCATCAATGGCGATAGATACTTTTTCCGTATCGCTTTTCGGATGAGCGCTGACCGCAAGGTCGGTTGCGGCTGTGTTCCAAACTGGGTTTCGATTCAGGCCGCGAAGAATTCCCGTCCAGTCTTCACTGTTTGACTTTTCCTGGTTGGGGGATTATGATTTCCGCACATTCTGCCATCATATAAGGATGCGGGGGAGTACGCCGAATCTGAAAGGCAAGCGTTGTGAAAGGGAAACTGTTTTGGCTGTATGTTATGATAATCGCGATGACGGTGGCGAACTGCGCCAAGCAAAATGTGAGTAGTTTGTCTTCAAATAATACGACGGAAACGTATATGCTGGAACCAATCGGAGTTGTGCGATCGGAACTCCGAAATCTGGAGGACGCGCCCCGCCAGGGGTATGAGGGAGCTCCCGATGCCTGGCTGGAAATCTATCCGCCGTTTCGCAATGCACTCGAAGGGATTTCTCCGAATTCCGAGGTCATCATCCTCACGTGGCTTCACCTTGCCGACCGCGACGTCCTGCAGGTTCATCCGCGCGGCGACCCCAGTAGACCGCTGACCGGCGTTTTCGCGACACGCTCGCCCGCCCGGCCAAACCCCATCGGACTGCACAGAGTCACCGTGCTCGAAATCGATAAAAAGCGCGGCATCAGAGTGCATCCTCTGGAGGCAATCGACGGCACGCCGGTCCTCGACATCAAGCCCGTTCTGGTTCAGTCGCGAGACGAGTAACCGATCAGGAGCCACAGCGACAGGTTTTCTGGAACTATTGGAAATTTGAACAGCTTCTTTACCAACAGCGGCTCGAGCCTAATGCCTGCTTCTTTCTCGATCGGCAACCGCGTGTATTGTCCCGTCCAGACGCAATTCGTAATGGAAGCGCCACGGGAAGACGTGGTTGCCCTTTGATTCGATGATGATACACTCATCGTGCGGATTCTCGCTCTGCGGATCAACTCCGCGAACGTAGCTGTAATCCTGCTCGAAATCCTGAAACTCGCCCCCGCCGACGGGACAGACAAACACCTGCTTATCCTGAACGTAATCCGGATACAACTCCTCGAGACTGTCCGGCATGCGCTCA is part of the Candidatus Abyssobacteria bacterium SURF_5 genome and harbors:
- the tsaA gene encoding tRNA (N6-threonylcarbamoyladenosine(37)-N6)-methyltransferase TrmO: MLEPIGVVRSELRNLEDAPRQGYEGAPDAWLEIYPPFRNALEGISPNSEVIILTWLHLADRDVLQVHPRGDPSRPLTGVFATRSPARPNPIGLHRVTVLEIDKKRGIRVHPLEAIDGTPVLDIKPVLVQSRDE